A genomic region of Phragmites australis chromosome 2, lpPhrAust1.1, whole genome shotgun sequence contains the following coding sequences:
- the LOC133892888 gene encoding transcription factor bHLH30-like, which produces MSSVPFSESGLFDGCYAGFGNGHGREYDLSQLGASTSCALLDGNTQQLNAAATEVPKRKEDRAEKAAMALKSHSEAERRRRERINAHLATLRSMVPCADKMDKAALLAEVITHVKKLKANAARISRHCPVPADADNVTVELVPEASSSRGTIVGCNGGGSLVKATLSCGDGADLFADVKHALRPLRLKVVGSEFTTLGGRVRFTFLVSSCGDDDVSLGSVRQALQSVLDKANPELEFAPRASLLNKRRRVSTFESSSSSS; this is translated from the exons ATGAGCTCTGTCCCCTTCAGTGAATCCGGGCTCTTTGACGGCTGCTACGCTGGTTTCGGCAATGGCCATGGTCGTGAGTACGACCTCAGCCAGCTGGGAGCGTCGACGTCGTGTGCCCTTTTAGACGGGAACACACAGCAGTTGAACGCGGCCGCAACGGAGGTGCCGAAGAGGAAGGAAGACCGGGCCGAGAAGGCGGCGATGGCCCTCAAGAGCCACAGCGAGgcggagcggcggcggagggagagGATCAACGCGCACCTCGCCACACTCCGGAGCATGGTGCCCTGCGCCGACAAG ATGGACAAAGCCGCGCTGCTCGCAGAAGTAATAACCCACGTCAAGAAGCTCAAGGCCAACGCGGCGCGAATCAGCAGGCACTGCCCCGTCCCGGCCGACGCGGACAACGTCACGGTCGAGCTGGTCCCAGAAGCATCATCATCCCGCGGCACGATCGTCGGCTGCAACGGCGGCGGCTCCCTCGTCAAGGCGACGCTCAGCTGCGGCGACGGCGCCGACCTCTTCGCCGACGTCAAGCACGCGCTGCGGCCCCTGAGGCTCAAGGTCGTCGGCTCCGAGTTCACCACGCTGGGCGGCCGCGTCCGCTTCACCTTCCTCGTGTCGTCGTGCGGCGACGACGACGTGAGCCTGGGCTCGGTGCGCCAGGCGCTCCAGTCCGTCCTCGACAAGGCCAACCCCGAGCTCGAGTTCGCGCCGAGGGCGTCGCTTCTGAACAAACGCCGGAGGGTCTCGACCTTCGAGTCCTCGAGCTCTTCTTCTTGA
- the LOC133892899 gene encoding protein transport protein SEC13 homolog B-like: protein MPPHKIETGHQDVVHDIAMDYYGKRLATASSDNTIKIIGVSGTSHQQLATLSGHQGPVWQVAWAHPKFGSMLASCSYDGRVIIWKEGSKPDEWAQVHTFVEHKSSVNSIAWAPHELGLCLACGSSDGNISVFTARSDGVWDTTRIDQAHPVGVTSVSWAPAVAPGALISPGSSGQFEYVQKLASGGCDNTVKVWKLNNGSWRMDCFPALQMHRDWVRDVAWAPNLGLPKSTIASASQDGTVVIWTAAKEGEQWEGRVLYDFRTPVWRLSWSLTGNILAVSDGNNNVTLWKEAVDGEWQQVTTVEP, encoded by the coding sequence ATGCCACCTCATAAGATCGAGACTGGGCATCAAGATGTGGTGCATGATATTGCCATGGATTACTATGGGAAGCGTCTTGCTACAGCCTCCTCTGATAACACGATAAAGATCATTGGCGTAAGTGGCACCTCGCACCAGCAACTTGCAACTTTGAGTGGACACCAGGGCCCAGTTTGGCAAGTCGCATGGGCTCATCCTAAGTTTGGTTCAATGCTTGCATCCTGCAGCTATGATGGCCGGGTTATCATCTGGAAAGAAGGGAGCAAACCTGATGAATGGGCTCAGGTACACACTTTTGTTGAGCACAAGTCCTCTGTCAATTCCATTGCATGGGCACCTCATGAGCTGGGTCTATGCTTGGCTTGTGGTTCATCTGATGGGAACATTTCAGTCTTCACTGCTCGTTCTGATGGAGTGTGGGACACAACACGCATTGATCAGGCGCATCCAGTGGGTGTTACCTCAGTTTCTTGGGCTCCAGCAGTGGCACCGGGTGCTCTTATCAGTCCAGGATCTTCTGGCCAGTTTGAATATGTTCAGAAACTTGCTTCTGGTGGCTGCGACAATACAGTAAAGGTGTGGAAGCTCAACAACGGAAGTTGGAGGATGGATTGTTTCCCCGCCCTACAGATGCACAGGGATTGGGTGAGAGACGTTGCATGGGCACCAAACCTAGGCCTCCCAAAGTCCACTATTGCCAGTGCCTCTCAGGATGGAACGGTTGTTATCTGGACAGCAGCAAAAGAGGGTGAGCAGTGGGAAGGCCGAGTCCTGTATGATTTCAGAACTCCTGTGTGGAGGCTGTCGTGGTCGCTGACTGGAAATATACTGGCAGTGTCTGATGGCAACAACAATGTGACCCTGTGGAAAGAAGCTGTGGATGGTGAATGGCAGCAAGTGACCACTGTAGAGCCATAG
- the LOC133910280 gene encoding protein MAIN-LIKE 2-like produces MALKTWESTFAPSLDASQWPEYNGDEYVPDCGLLKQKTGRRKRKRLRNEMDDSSKGYGEDMAMAHPDYPLLETFYDREHRAHLMVDDGEVLSPLRIHTHSPLRWDERYAPCIGRAGFLPLARLVMTGLPMFDNAALTALVDRWRSEIHTFHLPCGELMVTLQDVAMILGLPVDGQPVCGNVQPAGWRDMVELIVGTRPPEPTQEAKDKKPLGVSSAWLAQNFTECPHDAVEHVVERYARAWLWLLVGGYLFPDRTGNTVSWMYLPLLGKEWENVGLYSWGSATLAFYFD; encoded by the exons ATGGCTCTGAAGACTTGGGAGTCCACCTTCGCGCCTTCACTTGATGCTTCACAGTGGCCGGAGTATAATGGCGATGAATATGTGCCCGATTGTGGGCTATTGAAACAAAAgacagggaggaggaagaggaaacgTCTTCGAAATGAGATGGATGATAGCAGCAAAGGTTACGGTGAAGACAT GGCGATGGCGCACCCCGACTACCCGCTCCTTGAGACGTTTTACGATAGGGAGCACCGAGCGCACCTTATGGTCGACGACGGCGAG GTGCTATCACCACTTCGGATTCACACTCACAGCCCTCTTAGGTGGGATGAGAGGTATGCCCCATGCATTGGGCGTGCAGGATTCCTACCGTTGGCCCGGTTGGTCATGACCGGGTTGCCGATGTTCGACAACGCAGCTTTGACGGCGCTAGTCGACCGCTGGAGGTCCGAGATACACACCTTCCATCTCCCTTGCGGCGAGCTCATGGTCACTCTCCAGGATGTGGCCATGATACTCGGGCTTCCAGTGGACGGCCAGCCTGTTTGTGGGAATGTGCAACCCGCAGGGTGGAGAGACATGGTCGAGCTGATTGTTGGCACGAGGCCACCAGAGCCTACGCAGGAAGCGAAGGATAAGAAACCTTTAGGTGTCAGCTCCGCCTGGTTGGCTCAGAATTTTACAGAATGTCCTCACGATGCAGTGGAGCACGTCGTCGAGAGGTACGCCCGCGCTTGGTTGTGGCTTCTTGTTGGAGGCTACTTGTTCCCAGACAGGACTGGGAACACAGTATCGTGGATGTACTTGCCGCTACTAGGAAAGGAATGGGAGAACGTCGGCCTTTACAGTTGGGGATCAGCCACGCTCGCATTTTATTTCGACTAA